The Musa acuminata AAA Group cultivar baxijiao chromosome BXJ2-5, Cavendish_Baxijiao_AAA, whole genome shotgun sequence genomic interval TACATCCAAGTGATGTAGAGACTTTGACACATTCCTGTGACACTAAATGTTTGAGAGTTCTTATCTTgtgtttatatattaattttcttGTGGTTGGGCTGACGTTTTAAACTGTCTCTAAATTTAAATTTCTTGTTATTATTGTTATGCACtcacatcattattattattattgttgtggtTGCTATATAGGAATGGTTCCAACTTCCAACCCTTGATGAAATGGTCCGCATTCGAACATTTCCATGACCTGAGGGATGACGATCTTTATTCTAATGGTTATTGAATTAGGAAAAATGAATGAAATTACATTATTTGTGGTGTTTTACATGATAAGCTACAAAATACTGAGTCCTGAGACCGTATTGACTTTTTCCAAGTCAAGCTGTTGACTAGAATAATTTGGTGAACTCGCCCTTCGACCTATTTAAGCCACCCTCCCGTTCCGCTCCTCGGACATCTCTCATTCTCTCTTGTGGTCCACAACAAGCTGCGATCATGGCCTTGTCCTCTTCCTCGCCCATTCGCCACCACGCCTCTCACCGCACCGCCGCCGCGGCCGTCGCAGCGGCGACGCTCCGAGAACGACACGCTAGCTCTTTGATCAACATCCCGGccactctctctagtctcctccaCCTTCACCACGAAAGGAAGCCCGACGACGACAGCGGCGGCCTCCCACTCCCCGCCATCGGCCGCAACACCCCTACTGTCTCCCCGAAGGAGGACATCTTCTCCCTCTTCCCGGAGATCCATGGCCACGCCGACTGGTCTCCCCTTCTCAACCCCCTCCACCCCTGGCTCCGTCGCGAGATCATCAAGTACGGCGAGTTCGCGCAGGCGACCTATGACGCCTTCGACTTCAACCCACTCTCAAAGTTCTGCGGCAGCTGCCTCTACGGCCGCCACCGGCTCCTCGACAAGCTCGGCCTCGCCAGGAACGGCTACCGCGTGTCCAAGTACGTCTACGCCATGTCCCACGTCAAGCTCCCACGCTGGCTCGAGCGCTCCCTCCACGCCGACGCCTGGTCCACGGAGTCGAACTGGATGGGCTACGTGGCCGTCAGCGACGACGCGGAGTCCCGCCGCATCGGCTGCCGCGACATCGTCGTCGCCTGGCGCGGCACCATCGCGCCCACCGAGTGGTTCAAGGACGTGCAGGGCAAGCTGGAGCCGCTCGGGGACGCCCGCGCCGACGTCATGGTCGAGCACGGCTTCCTCGGCGTGTACACCTCCAAGAGCGACCGGTCGCGCTACAACAAGACGAGCGCGTCGGAGCAGGTGATCGAGGAGATCGAGAGGCTAGTAAGCCACTACAGGCAAAGAGGCGAGGAGGTCAGCCTGACCATCACCGGCCACAGCCTGGGCGGCGCGCTGGCTCTGCTCAACGCCCACGAGGCGGCGTCGACCATCCCGGACCTTCCGATCAGCGTGATATCCTTCGGCGGGCCGCGCGTCGGCAACGTCGCCTTCGGAGAGAAGCTGAAGGAGATGAACGTGAAGGTTCTGCGGGTGGTGGTGAAGCAAGACATGGTGCCGAAGGTGCCGGGCATCCTGTTCAACGAGGGGCTGAAGAGGTTCGAGCACGTCACTGGAACCCTGGAGTGGGTGTACACGCACGTCGGCCTCGAGCTCGGCCTCGACGTCAGGTCGTCGCCCTACCTGAAGCACGGCCTCGACGTCGCCGGATTCCACAAACTGGAGACCTACCTGCACCTGGTGGACGGGTTCCTCAGTTCCGACAAGGAGTTCCGGCAGAACGCGAGGAGGGACGTGGCGCTGGTGAATAAGACCAGTGGAATGCTGCGAGATGAGCTGCACATACCACCACGCTGGGCTCAGGTGGCCAACAAGGGCATGGTGCGCAATGCTTACGGCAGATGGGTCAAGCCTGCAAGAGAGCCAGAAGACATCCCTTCGCCTTATAGAGAAGAAGCACAGCTTTAGATTGCCGTGAATCCATATTGGAATCTGCACATCATGCATGTAGTTGTACAATGGGATTAAATTGGATGGAACCGTGCTTCTTGAAATCTCATCTCAATCACATCAGATCAAGTGAGAACTCGGATTTCCTGTCAAGAGTACACACGAAGACGGGTCCGTATACACAGACCGGTCTATATGAGTTCTTGCAATTCCTTGGGAAGGAGTCCGGGAAGAATTTGTGTTTGACTTGGCTGGTCATGGATATTCCATGTAATAGTATTAACGAGAAAGTCAATTCTTGTCAGTATTATTCGTTCGAGCTAAAAgattaagataaaatattttgataatcaaTTTCTGTTTGTCATTGGAACACTACGAGAGTGttaaagtgagaaaaaaaaaaaatctcgcaTGAATAAATAGTCCACACGTGGTCATTTGGATTCACCTTATCAATTTATGTGAATCGTAATTTATTATcacgaaaaaaattataaataaaatatttgataaaaattataaatgaagtgtttgatgtaatgctcataatAGTCCACACAATGTCGTTTGGATTGATCTTATCAATTTATGTGAATCGTAATTCATTATCACGAAAAAAGCTATAAACgaagtgtttgatgtaatgctcatgtatgtttgtATCTTTATGTTTAGTTCATACTTTGTATAGCATGTGGAGAGTTGACAGTAGGCTTAGACCCCATTTTGTTTGGTTTGTGATGTACCACTTTGGCCTTTTGTCATACAATCGTTTAGAGCTTTCAAAGTCtatgtttgtatttttattttgtctatcaagtgtttgctaaaatgatTGCATATAGATCCCgagttaaatattttttctaactcgtcttctcttttgtaggtccttaagggACCTTAAGAGATTTTGAGGAGGCTGATCCTTTATGGATGGACATGCAAGAGTATCACACAACTTAAGTAAAATCAACTAAGTACGTGATATATAGTATCAGAGCAAGACAAGCACACTTGGCTTGCAAATGTAGGGGACCTAATAGGGCTAcgagattggcatttagaggaatggttaACCCTTCACatgagaggcaccacgagaacaagcaagctgagAAGAACTTATGACGTACAAAGGTTGAAATGGTTGAGTTTAAGCTATGACCCGACgttggcaaccaaacttgatgGTGCTCGAGGCAAACGAAGTGCTTGACAAATAATGAGACCGTGTAAAGTGGGATAGGTTGCTTAGTGATTGAAAGAGTTGTATAAAGCTCACAAAGATGAGAGGAATTACTAACTTGAAGAATTTGATACTCATACAAAGGCTTGTATGTAGATGATGGATTGTCCGTGACTATCATAAGACGACCAAAACTTAAcgtcatagagcattgaaactttttcttcGGTATGGAAAAGATACATCTGTAGGAGGCTAAAGGGTATAGaaagttcagcatgttgttagGCCTTGAAGTGCTACGGGGGCTATAATGGCGAAGAGTTACAATCGAGCAAGTGCATTCACGAGGGCAAAATAATATATAGTTTGTTCAATAAGACATATTAGtcaaaggggatggtggtctctgaaatttTCAAAGGGAAGAATACATAGAAGAAAGTTGCTCTAATAggatagatatccaagagggataaatcTCAATTCTCTAGAGGTAGAATCATGTGTAACAGATCGCACATGTTGATGAGGGATACTTCAAGACaacaacttcacaaagctcaacgaaccgagcgagcgacgaggagtTGTTACATGATCTCGTATGAGGTAATACGTTAGTGGATATATTACAAGATCAAGTGAAGTAAGCAACCCAAGGTAATACCAAACGAAGACACACTTGGAGCTAATGTAGAAatcagactcaatggagggctaacCCATAGATTGGTGGGTACGAGAGCTACCATCAACTTTATGCAAACTAAGGGGCAAAGAAACTTTGGTGGAATTTAGTAAAGTGCCTGATCCACATAAAGAGAGTCAAATAGAAGACAAAATATTGAATAAAGGTATGAAGCTTTTCTTGGATAGTGGTCAAGGGCATGAACTTTTACAAAAGCAAGAGCCAAATCGTGTCATTCTATAGGtctctcattctgatggagcaaactcatcttgcatagtgctaAAGACGAAATGAGCTttaaggcacatgcaccttattttgaaaaagcatttgatagaggaactaaggtgactcaacttgcggaggcgaagttatgGTCAGAAGGTCTTCCCATAAGGCAAGAGGATATGGAgatgtactcttgaagaatatgtcatagtgttaTCATTCGAGTTGTTGTGAAGGAAGCGATGTACAACAAAGATTatgctaagggggggggggggggggggggggggggcatgcaAAAGACCTAAGATATATACAATAACACATCAATTTCAGTGAAGTTAATGGACTTTAAAAGCTTCTATGCGACGAACTATTCTAGAACTGCACTTCGTTTGAGTGTAGCCCGAGAgagggtggacgaaggtcgattgctaaatAAACAAACATAATCGGATGTGGCAAAGGCCCGATgtgttggtagaggccacacctcGAGAAATTATTGTCCGAGTCCATCCCATGAAGATCTGAATACAATAGAGATGTCATCAAGAGATGACATAGTGCAGTGGATTATAGTGAAATAGTTCAAGGTAATATGATACACATAGGACAGGTCCCGTGAAAGATGTAGTCATATGGATATATGATTGGGAGCTACAAAGAGCTCCACTTTAGTGAAtaacatgacgacaagaagggctatggattcaatgagtgaatGACATGGTACTAAAGAGACGAGTCTTTCGTGCATGCATTGAatgttgcatcggatgaaagcctcggTCATCAGCATATAGAGGTTACATACCACCAAGGGAGAATCCTAAATACAAGTACCAATGAGACCGATAGGTGAggcttgatcatacaaagatatgATTGGTGCAATTAAAGAGTTGAACTACTCAAGAGCTCATATTTACTTAGGAAGCCCAATAAGTCAAAGGACAAtaccgagtaagcgaacattactATAAAGGAAGCTAAGTATAATAGAATCAGCACAAGCCATACAACATGATAGCGGAGGCCATATATAGGAGTTAtaatctatctttccatcgactaagaaGAATTGCTCGAAGAATACAAAAGTGTTGAAGCAGGTCATCGAAAAGGGCAAAGAAGCGATAACGAGACCAGAGAGACTCAACTATCCAAAaccaaatatcaataataatgaaaGTGAACTCAAATGAGTGCTACAGCCCACGGAGGTGTAACTACTAATCGTAAAGAAAGTGATGATGCCTCCTCATTAGAAGAAGGGTAGTTGTCCTCGTTGCCCAAAGATACTGTGTAAGTGACGATGTCTCCTAATTGGAGCACTCGTTAAGGGGGTTTATGGGTGGATGTTCTTACGATATTTGGACCCTTGCTCTAGTGTAAACATGTTATTGTCTTAATGTCATCGATCAGCTTAGCTTGGTTCTATCCTAAAGGCACAATGTTGTCCAAGTAGGCCATGTGATAATTGAGTGAAGTAGTTGGAGTCAGGGAAGGCTAGGCTAAAGTGATCCCGAGATGACAATTAAGCATCTGAGattgctccctaatcaaatcgagGTAGGCTCCAACCTCTTTGAGGTTTTGGGAGTGACTCGAGGTGTGCTTTGGTTTTGTCGGAGATCCTGCATAAGATCTTAACGTCGAGGAGATTTTCTAACTCGACCCCTCCGATGGTAAAATTAATCGTGTGGGATATGGGATTGAAAGTGGTAGGGgtaaaaactgatttgacataaTATCTCGGATTTGACATAATACACCCCCACGTCAGCCACCCCTGTGCGGCGCGCTTCCCCAGGAAGCGAGCATTAACGCCGACACGACATGCACCATACCCTGTGGAAGCCCTGCCTTCCACGCGACGTCCACGATGACGACAGacaccatcagaggtacgaccctgctcctgcaagatggcacatcaggtaacatcaaaccccctctataaataccccctggctcCCAACGCGCCAGGGGGCTCGCTCTCTCTCGAACTGAACACTCCTCTCTgcgtcactgacttgatcgtcggaggagtCGGGCCGCGctaccggcccgacctgtgtgcaggtattcGACCGCTGCTGGATCCACTCGGCGTCCCGGTGCTTTCCCGCTGCTGATCCCaaccatttggagccctgaaccagccgcatcgaccccgaggtcacggctcaaagaattacttaccgtaacagaaagTATAATGAATTGAAAGTTAGTCGTATTCTTTTATATTCTTATTCTTGTGTGATGTATTCATATGGACGATTAATCCGTATGATCCTTCGTGGTGCGTCATTAGTGACGAATGATTACGTAGCTATCAACGACAACCAAGCGATTGTCTTCTATGCGACTCGACCATAGGAGGGAGGGGGTGTCGGTTCAGTCTCCAGGGGACTATTGCCACTAGCGGTCAACCCATACTGCCTTCCCCTGAGTCATGGTCTACTGGTGCGACAGGTTGCCGCCCTGTCGTTTGTTGCAGGGGGTGACGAAGTTGCCATTTGCTGCTGGGGAACGATGATTCGGGCTTTGCTCTGCTCATATATGACGCCAAATATTTCTTATCAGTGGGGTTGCTGACTTTGATTGCAGGATAAATCAGCATCCAAAATCCCATGTATTGTTGTGTTGACTCAAACTCTCCGGTCAATCGGAGAACGGTGTGAAAACACCCACCCTGCACATCCATGTGATGTAGAAGAGACTTTGACACATTCCTGTGAGACTAAATGTTGAGAGTTCTTCTTATCTTGTGTTCATACATTAATTTTCTTGTGGTTGGGCTGACCTTTTAAACTGTCTCTAAATTTGAATTTCTTGTGGTTGTgtttatatttgttttgtttaCCGCACGCTTTTCCAAATTTGACTTTATGCACtcacatcatcattattattattattattgttgtggtGGTTGCCATATATGAATGGTTCCAACTTCCAACCCTTGATGAAATGGTCCGCATTCGATCAGTTCCATGACCTGATGGATGATGATCTTTATTCTAATGGTTATTGAATTAGGAAAAATGAATGAAATTACATTATTTGTGGTGTTTTACATGATAAGCTACAAAATACTTAGTCATCAGAACGTGTTGACTTTTTCAAAGTCAAGATGTTGACTAGAATAATTTGGTGAACTCGCGCATCGACCTATTTAAGTCACCTTCCTGTCCCTCTCCTCAGACAAAGCGGCAGCTCTCATTCTCTCTTGTAGTGCACAACAAGCTGCGTTCATGGCCTTGTCCTCTTCCTCGGCTATCCGCCACCACTCTTTCTCCCTCTTTGCCACCACTCACTCCTCGCTCGTGCCCCCCGCCTCTCATCGCACCGCTTCTTCCATCGTCGAAGCGGCGCCGCTCCGAGAACGACGCGCTAGCCCTTTGATCAACATCCCGGCCACTCTCTCTAGCCTCCTCCACCTTCACCTCGAAAGGAAGCCCGACGACCGCAGCGTCGGCCTCCCACCCCCCGCCGTCGGCCGCAACAAACCTACTGTCTCCCCGAAGGAGGACATCGCCTCCCTCTTCCCGGAGATCCACGGCTACGCCGACTGGTCTCCCCTTCTCAACCCCCTCCACCCCTGGCTCCGTCGCGAGATCATCAAGTACGGCGAGTTCGCGCAGGCCACCTATGACGCCTTCGACTTCAACCCCCTCTCGGAGTTCTGCGGCAGCTGCCTCTACGGCCGCCACCGGCTCCTCGACAAGCTCGGCCTCGCCAGGAACGGCTACCGCGTGTCCAAGAACGTCTACGCCATGTCCCACGTCGAACTCCCCCGCTGGCTCGAGCGCTCCCTCCACGCCGACGCCTGGTGCACGGAGTCGAACTGGATGGGCTACGTGGCCGTCAGCGACGACGCGGAGTCCCGCCGCATCGGCTGCCGCGACATCGTCGTCGCCTGGCGCGGTACCATCGCGCCCACCGAGTGGTTCGAGGACGTGCAGGGCAAGCTGGTGCCGTTCGGGGACGCCCACGCCAACGTCAAGGTCGAGCACGGCTTCCTCGGCGTGTACACCTCCAAGAGCGACCGGACGCGCTACAACAAGACGAGCGCTTCGGAGCAGGTGATGGAGGAGATCAAGAGGCTAGTAAGCCACTACAGGCAAAGAGGCGAGGAGGTCAGCCTGACCATCACCGGCCACAGCCTGGGCGGCGCGCTGGCTCTGCTCAACGCCCACGAGGCGGCGTCGACCATCCCGGACCTTCCGATCAGCGTGATATCCTTCGGCGGGCCGCGCGTCGGCAACGTCGCCTTCGGAGAGAAGCTGAAGGAGATGAACGTGAAGGTTCTGCGGGTGGTGGTGAAGCAAGACATGGTGCCGAAGATGCCTGGCATCCTGTTCAACGAGGGGCTGAAGAGGTTCGAGCACGTCACCGGAACCCTGGAGTGGGTGTACACGCACGTCGGCCTCGAGCTCGGCCTCGACGTCAGGTCGTCCCCCTACCTGAAGCACGGCCTCGACGTCGCCGGATTCCACAACCTGGAGACCTACCTGCACCTCGTGGACGGGTTCCTCAGCTCCGACAAGGAGTTCCGGGGGAACGCAAGGAGGGACGTGGCGCTGGTGAACAAGGCCAGTGGAATGCTGCGAGATGAGTTGCACATACCACCTTGCTGGGCTCAGATGGCCAACAAGGGCATGGTGTGCAATGCTTACGGCAGATGGGTGAAGCCTGCAAGGGAGCCAGAGGACATCCCTTCGCCTTATAGAGAAGAAGCACAACTTGGATTCTGTGCATCACGCATGTAGTTATACAATGGGATTAAATTGGATGCAAAAACCGTGTTTCTTGCAATCTTAGCTCTATCACATCAGATCAAGTAAGACAACTCGGATTTCCTGTCAGGAGTACAGACGAAGACCGGTCCGAACAGACGAAGACAGCTAAATCCTCTGCCTTGCGCTGCCATAATCTCTTCCACCGGGAGTATTCATCGTCTCGCTTGTCATCTTAATGGCGACTTAGG includes:
- the LOC135612057 gene encoding phospholipase A1-Igamma1, chloroplastic-like; translation: MALSSSSAIRHHSFSLFATTHSSLVPPASHRTASSIVEAAPLRERRASPLINIPATLSSLLHLHLERKPDDRSVGLPPPAVGRNKPTVSPKEDIASLFPEIHGYADWSPLLNPLHPWLRREIIKYGEFAQATYDAFDFNPLSEFCGSCLYGRHRLLDKLGLARNGYRVSKNVYAMSHVELPRWLERSLHADAWCTESNWMGYVAVSDDAESRRIGCRDIVVAWRGTIAPTEWFEDVQGKLVPFGDAHANVKVEHGFLGVYTSKSDRTRYNKTSASEQVMEEIKRLVSHYRQRGEEVSLTITGHSLGGALALLNAHEAASTIPDLPISVISFGGPRVGNVAFGEKLKEMNVKVLRVVVKQDMVPKMPGILFNEGLKRFEHVTGTLEWVYTHVGLELGLDVRSSPYLKHGLDVAGFHNLETYLHLVDGFLSSDKEFRGNARRDVALVNKASGMLRDELHIPPCWAQMANKGMVCNAYGRWVKPAREPEDIPSPYREEAQLGFCASRM
- the LOC135612055 gene encoding phospholipase A1-Igamma1, chloroplastic-like; this encodes MALSSSSPIRHHASHRTAAAAVAAATLRERHASSLINIPATLSSLLHLHHERKPDDDSGGLPLPAIGRNTPTVSPKEDIFSLFPEIHGHADWSPLLNPLHPWLRREIIKYGEFAQATYDAFDFNPLSKFCGSCLYGRHRLLDKLGLARNGYRVSKYVYAMSHVKLPRWLERSLHADAWSTESNWMGYVAVSDDAESRRIGCRDIVVAWRGTIAPTEWFKDVQGKLEPLGDARADVMVEHGFLGVYTSKSDRSRYNKTSASEQVIEEIERLVSHYRQRGEEVSLTITGHSLGGALALLNAHEAASTIPDLPISVISFGGPRVGNVAFGEKLKEMNVKVLRVVVKQDMVPKVPGILFNEGLKRFEHVTGTLEWVYTHVGLELGLDVRSSPYLKHGLDVAGFHKLETYLHLVDGFLSSDKEFRQNARRDVALVNKTSGMLRDELHIPPRWAQVANKGMVRNAYGRWVKPAREPEDIPSPYREEAQL